The following proteins are encoded in a genomic region of Streptomyces lunaelactis:
- a CDS encoding TerD family protein — translation MSSLNKGVRRVEVALRWDPSPLGESAHDLDIVAATYRADAPYGAPSYVVHFDSRSPDGTITLTRDSKTGQGFGSDEVMTLEFDRLAATYGRVVVGVVIQQRDGRKVFGDVANTVVRILEGPVELGKNEFADVSASTAAVVGEFTRSDAGEWEFRPVLRGFDADPQSFVGEMGNSTY, via the coding sequence GTGAGCAGTCTCAACAAGGGGGTCCGCAGGGTCGAGGTGGCTCTCAGGTGGGATCCCAGCCCTCTGGGCGAGTCGGCCCATGATCTCGACATAGTCGCCGCTACGTACCGGGCGGACGCTCCGTACGGCGCACCTTCGTACGTCGTGCACTTCGACAGCCGGTCGCCCGACGGCACGATCACCCTCACCAGGGACAGCAAAACCGGCCAGGGCTTCGGCTCCGACGAGGTCATGACTCTGGAATTCGACCGCCTGGCGGCCACGTACGGCCGGGTCGTGGTGGGTGTGGTCATCCAGCAGCGGGACGGACGGAAGGTGTTCGGCGACGTGGCGAACACCGTCGTCCGCATCCTTGAAGGTCCCGTCGAGCTGGGGAAGAACGAATTCGCCGACGTCTCCGCGTCCACCGCCGCGGTCGTCGGGGAGTTCACCCGGAGCGACGCCGGCGAGTGGGAATTCCGCCCGGTGCTCCGTGGTTTCGACGCCGACCCGCAGTCCTTCGTCGGGGAAATGGGCAACAGTACCTACTGA
- a CDS encoding YdbC family protein gives MLVKWIRCTVVDRRGFERGQRKWAGLLGEPGFRGQGGGWSRGRPHVAHVFAFWESRAFYDSFMARSHDRLASGQSGTYKDIQVKLFDYRFDVKTGFEPRFTDADVVRVAHCRVHQDRVEHYALMQEKVWNPAMAGSPGMVRGVFGEAPGSEFLVMSMWQSAGEHGKYRRERVERLLLRAQTEADVAALAGDVVQLEPSWTV, from the coding sequence GTGCTGGTCAAGTGGATTCGCTGCACCGTGGTGGACCGTCGAGGGTTCGAGCGGGGGCAGCGGAAGTGGGCGGGGCTGCTGGGTGAGCCGGGATTCCGGGGACAGGGCGGTGGGTGGAGCAGGGGGCGACCGCATGTCGCCCATGTATTTGCCTTCTGGGAGAGCCGGGCCTTCTACGACTCCTTCATGGCGCGCTCCCACGACCGGCTGGCGTCCGGGCAGTCGGGCACGTACAAGGACATACAGGTCAAGCTGTTCGACTACCGCTTCGATGTGAAGACGGGGTTCGAGCCGCGGTTCACGGACGCCGACGTCGTGCGGGTCGCCCACTGCAGGGTGCACCAGGACCGGGTCGAGCACTACGCGCTGATGCAGGAGAAGGTCTGGAACCCGGCGATGGCCGGGTCGCCCGGGATGGTGCGCGGGGTGTTCGGGGAGGCGCCGGGGAGCGAGTTCCTGGTGATGTCGATGTGGCAGTCGGCGGGAGAGCACGGAAAGTACCGGCGGGAGCGGGTGGAACGGCTGTTGCTGCGCGCGCAGACCGAGGCGGATGTCGCGGCGCTGGCCGGTGACGTCGTACAGCTCGAACCGTCCTGGACGGTGTGA